The window GTCAGCAAGGTGGTCGACCTGAAGACCCCGGGCTCCGCCGAAGTGGCACGCAATCGCTATGAGAATCTCAACTTCCTCACGGTCAACGATCAGGTCAAGTTCGTCATCTGTTCCCGCGAAGACTACGACTGGGCAGTGTCCAAGCTGATCCAGTACCGTCTGCAAGAACGTGCTGGCGAAGTCCTGTTCTCGCCCAGCTATCAGCAGGTGGACGTGCGGGCACTGGCCGATTGGATAGTTACTGACAATCTGCCGGTGCGTCTGCAGATGCAGTTGCACAAGATTTTCTGGAATGACGAGCCGGGGCACTGAAATGACTGAGAAAAAAGCGGTAATCCTGCTTTCCGGCGGTCTCGACTCCGCCACCGTGGTGGCGCTGGCCAAAGCCGATGGCTATGCCTGTTACACCATGAGTTTCGACTACGGCCAGCGCCATCGTTCGGAGCTGCAGGCGGCCGAGCGTGTCGCGCAACAGCTTGGGGTGGTCGAGCACAAGGTGATCGGCCTGAACCTCAATGGTATGGGTGGCTCGGCCTTGACCGACAGCTCGATCGCCGTGCCGGAAAGCCCGGGTGAAGGCATCCCGGTGACCTATGTGCCAGCGCGCAACACGGTGTTTTTGTCCCTGGCCCTGGGCTGGGCTGAAGTGCTCGGCGCGCGGGATATCTTTATCGGGGTCAATGCAGTCGACTATTCCGGCTATCCCGATTGCCGTCCTGAATTCATCGCCGCCTTCGAACGCATGGCCAATCTGGCGACCAAGGCCGGGGTAGAGGGGCAGGGGTTCCGTATTCAGGCGCCGCTGCAGAGCATGAGTAAGGCCGAGATCGTTCAGGCTGGCGTCCGCCATGGTGTGGATTATGCCTTGACGGTGTCCTGCTACCAGGCTGACGACGAAGGACACGCCTGTGGCAAATGCGACAGTTGCCGTCTGCGTGCGGCGGGCTTTGCTTCCGCTGGCGTGCAGGACCCTACCCGGTACCGCTAATTTTTTTGTGGGTGCTATTGAATTTATGAATTAAATCAGTATCATGCATCCGCGTTGGGTCGTTAGCTCAGTTGGTAGAGCAGTTGGCTTTTAACCAATTGGTCGTAGGTTCGAATCCTACACGACCCACCACTCCTTCCTTGCTTCACCTCTCCTCGGTTGCTTATCGCCTCCATTACCCTGCAAGGGGTGGGTGATATACTCGTCTCATGCCTTTACAGGTTCAGCGAATATGACGCAGATTTCAGAACGCCTCCTGGTTCAAGCCCATCTCGATGCCAAGCAACCGAAGCCGTTGACTGTCGAGGAAGAGGCACATTATCGCGCGGCGATTGCGGCCGAGCTGAAGGCTCAGGATGCCGTGCTGGTGGCGCATTACTACTGCGATCCGGTACTCCAGGCGCTGGCCGAGGAGACCGGTGGTTGTGTGTCCGACTCCCTGGAGATGGCGCGGTTCGGCAATCAGCATCCGGCCAAGACTGTGCTGGTCGCCGGTGTGAAGTTCATGGGCGAAACGGCGAAGATTCTCAACCCGGAAAAGCGCGTGCTGATGCCGACCTTGGAGGCTACCTGCTCGCTCGATCTGGGTTGCCCGATCGATGAGTTCTCGGCCTTCTGCGATCAGCATCCCGAGCGCACCGTGGTGGTTTACGCCAATACTTCGGCGGCGGTGAAGGCGCGGGCCGACTGGGTCGTGACTTCCAGTTGTGCGCTGGAGATCGTCGAAAGCCTGATGGATAACGGCGAGAAGATCATCTGGGCGCCGGACAAGCATCTGGGCCGCTATATCCAGCGCGAGACTGGCGCCGACATGCTGCTCTGGGATGGTGCCTGCATCGTCCATGAGGAGTTCAAGTCCCGGCAGCTGGAAGACATGAAGGCGCTGTATCCGGATGCCGCGATTCTGGTGCATCCGGAATCGCCGGAAGCGGTGGTGGCCCTGGCCGATGCGGTGGGTTCCACCAGTCAGCTGATCAAGGCGGCGCAAACCCTGCCGAATCAGACCTTCATCGTCGCCACCGATCGCGGCATCTTCTACAAGATGCAGCAGTTGTGCCCGGACAAGACCTTCATCGAGGCTCCGACGGCCGGTAACGGGGCGGCCTGCCGCAGTTGTGCGCATTGCCCGTGGATGGCGATGAATACCCTGGAGCGTACCCTGCAGAGTCTGCGCGAGGGCAGCAACGAGATCTTCGTCGATCCGGCGTTGATTCCGCGGGCCTTGCGTCCGCTCAAGCGCATGCTCGATTTCACCCAGGCAGCGCGCCTGAAGCTGGCAGGCAACGCCTAGCGCCCCAGCCCAACAAAAAGCCCGGCCTAGGTCGGGCTTTTTTGTGGGCGCTTCAGCGCAGCATCTGCTTGATCAGTTTCTGCTGCTCGATCATTTCCTTCTGCCGTGCATCGATGCGCGAAGCCAGCTGGAAATTATTGGCCGAGCGGCGTTTGGCGAAGTCGAGCTGCTCGATGGCTTGGTCATAGTCGCCGACCAGGGCGAAATACTCGGCGCGGGCCTGGTGCAGGCCAATGATGTTGCCTGCCTGGCCGCGGGTTTCGGCCACTTGGTACCAGATATCCGGGTCGTGCGGGCGCCTCTTCAGTAGGGCGTCCAGGGCCTTCTCGGCTTCGGTGGAGCGGCCCTGCTTAAGCATCAGGTCGATCTGCGCCTGCTTCAGTGGGTAGTTGTTGGGATACTGGCCGAGCAGACGCTGGACCCGCTGTTGGGCATCCGGCAGGCGGTTGGCGGTGATATCCAGATCGACCTGGGCAAGGTTGTAGGCAACGTCGTTGGGGGCCCTGTCCAGCAGTGCTTTCAGGCTGTCACGCGCCTCGTTGAGGCGGCCGCCCTTGATCAGCGCCAGGGCTAGGCCATAGCGGGCGGCATCCTGCTTGGGATCCTCGTCGAGCATGGCGCGAAAACGCTTGGCCGAAACTCCCGGAGTTTCCTCGTAATACAGCATCATCCGTGCGCGGATCTGCTCGTAGCTCGGGCTGTCCTCCTTGCCACCGGCCGGGAACTGTTCGGCGCGGTTGCGGGTGTCGGCGATCCGCGATTCGGTGACCGGGTGGGTGAGGAGGAACTCCGGCGGTTTGGCGTCATAGCGGTACTGACGCATCAGGCGTTCGAACATGCTGGGCATGGCGCGCGGATCGTAGCCGGCTTTTTCCAAGTTGAGGATGCCGATGCGGTCGGCTTCCTGCTCGTTCTGCCGGGAAAAGCGCCGTTGTTCCTGAATGGCTGCCGCCTGAGTCGAGGCGATGGCGGCGATGCCGGCATCTCCGGCGCCGGCCGCGGCGGCGATGATGCCGGCAAGCATGGCGGCCATCATCGGAATCTGCATGCGCTGCTGGGCCTCGATGCCGCGGGCGAAGTGGCGTTGCGACAAGTGCGCCAATTCGTGGGCCAGCACTGAGGCGTATTCGGCTTCGCTCTGGGCGTAGAGGAAAATGCCGCCGTTGACGCCGACGATGCCGCCGGGAGCGGCAAAGGCGTTCAGCTGCGGGCTGTTGATGTACACGAACTCCAAGCGCCGATCCTGTAGCTGACTGGTTTCAGCCAGGCGAAAGACGCTGGTTTCGACGAAATCTTTCAGCTGCGGATCATGCAATTGATCGACCTGGCCGCGTAGCAGGCTGAGCCAGGCGCGACCGAGTTGATGTTCCTGCTCCGGCGAGACAATGGAGGAACTGGCGTCGCCAAGAGACGGCAAGTCGTCGGCCAGGCCGGGTTGGGCGAGCAGGCAGGCGAGCGTCAGCAGAGTAGGGCGCAA is drawn from Pseudomonas cavernae and contains these coding sequences:
- the queC gene encoding 7-cyano-7-deazaguanine synthase QueC; the encoded protein is MTEKKAVILLSGGLDSATVVALAKADGYACYTMSFDYGQRHRSELQAAERVAQQLGVVEHKVIGLNLNGMGGSALTDSSIAVPESPGEGIPVTYVPARNTVFLSLALGWAEVLGARDIFIGVNAVDYSGYPDCRPEFIAAFERMANLATKAGVEGQGFRIQAPLQSMSKAEIVQAGVRHGVDYALTVSCYQADDEGHACGKCDSCRLRAAGFASAGVQDPTRYR
- a CDS encoding M48 family metalloprotease, whose product is MNLLRPTLLTLACLLAQPGLADDLPSLGDASSSIVSPEQEHQLGRAWLSLLRGQVDQLHDPQLKDFVETSVFRLAETSQLQDRRLEFVYINSPQLNAFAAPGGIVGVNGGIFLYAQSEAEYASVLAHELAHLSQRHFARGIEAQQRMQIPMMAAMLAGIIAAAAGAGDAGIAAIASTQAAAIQEQRRFSRQNEQEADRIGILNLEKAGYDPRAMPSMFERLMRQYRYDAKPPEFLLTHPVTESRIADTRNRAEQFPAGGKEDSPSYEQIRARMMLYYEETPGVSAKRFRAMLDEDPKQDAARYGLALALIKGGRLNEARDSLKALLDRAPNDVAYNLAQVDLDITANRLPDAQQRVQRLLGQYPNNYPLKQAQIDLMLKQGRSTEAEKALDALLKRRPHDPDIWYQVAETRGQAGNIIGLHQARAEYFALVGDYDQAIEQLDFAKRRSANNFQLASRIDARQKEMIEQQKLIKQMLR
- the nadA gene encoding quinolinate synthase NadA; protein product: MTQISERLLVQAHLDAKQPKPLTVEEEAHYRAAIAAELKAQDAVLVAHYYCDPVLQALAEETGGCVSDSLEMARFGNQHPAKTVLVAGVKFMGETAKILNPEKRVLMPTLEATCSLDLGCPIDEFSAFCDQHPERTVVVYANTSAAVKARADWVVTSSCALEIVESLMDNGEKIIWAPDKHLGRYIQRETGADMLLWDGACIVHEEFKSRQLEDMKALYPDAAILVHPESPEAVVALADAVGSTSQLIKAAQTLPNQTFIVATDRGIFYKMQQLCPDKTFIEAPTAGNGAACRSCAHCPWMAMNTLERTLQSLREGSNEIFVDPALIPRALRPLKRMLDFTQAARLKLAGNA